The stretch of DNA acaaatgtcttgttaacaaactatagttttggtaagtcggttaggacatctactttgtgcatgacacaagtaatttttccaacaattgtttacagacagattatttcacttacaattcactgtatcacaattccagtgggtcagaagtttacatacactaagttgactatgcctttaaacagcttggaRaattccagaaaagtatgtcatggctttagaagcttctgatacgctaattgacataatttgagtcaattggaggtttatctgtgtatgtatttcaaggcctaccttcaaactcagtgcctctttgcttgacatcatgggaaaatcaaaagaaatcagctaagacctcagaaaaaaatttgtagaactccacaagtctggttcatccttgggagcaatttccaaatgcctgaaggtaccacattcatctgtacaaacaatagtacgcaagtataaacaccatgggaccacgcaaccatcataccgctcaggaaggagacgcgttctgtctcctagagatgaacgtactggtgcgaagagtgcaaatcaatcccagaacaacagcaaagaaccttgtgaagatgctggaggaaccggtacaaaagtatctatatccacagtaaaacgagtcctatatcgacataacctgaaaggccgctcagcaaggaagaagccactgctccaaaaccgccataaaaaagacagactatggtttgcaactgcacatggggacaaagatcgtacgttttggagaaatgccctctggtctgattaaacaaaaatagaactgtttggccataatgaccattgttatgtttggatgaaaaagggggaagcttgcaagccgaagagcaccatcccaaccgtgatgcacgggggtgtcagcatcatgttgtggggatgctttgctgcaggagggactggtgcacttctcaaaatagatggcatcatgtgggaaggaaaattatttggatatattgaagcaaaatctcaatacatcagtcaggaagttgaagcttggtcgcaaatgggtcttccaaatggacaatgaccccaagcatacttccaaagttatggcaaaatggcttaaggacaacaaagtcaaggtattggagtggccatcacaaagctctgacctcaaacctatagaaaatgtgtgggcagaactgaaaaagcatgtgagagcaaggaggcctacaaacctgactcagttacacaagctctgtcaggaggaatggaccaaaattcacgcaacttattgtgggaagcttgtgggaggctacccaaaacgtttgacccaagttaaacaatttaaaggcaatgctaccaaatactaatactaactaaacttctgacccactgggaatgtgatgaaagaaataaaagctgaaataaatcattctctctactattattctgacatttcacattataaaaataaagtggtgatcctaactgacctaagacaggggatttttactctgattataTGTCAgaaattgggaaaaactgagtttaaatgtatttggctaaggtgtatgtaaacatctgacttcaactgtgcataAATTCCTCAAATGTCGGCTGCACAATCAATGGCTAATGTCAACCTTGCACACTAGTTCTAAGCTTCGGAATGAGTCACAATCTGGAATTTGTATTTTAGCCCAACAGCAGCCTCACCACATAAACTTAAGGGGTAGGattgaagaaatgtaaccactctcaaattcataccTCATACCTTATGTCTAGTGTCAGGTGTTTGTTTTTCTGACCACAACATCTGACCAAGAAAAACTCCAGGCTCTACTCATGGTTTATATCTTTTATCACTTACAGATTTAATTTCTTCAATACCTAAACTGATTATTCAAACAGTTAATTAGACAATGGTGATTTGCAAGTTCAACCTGGTCTCATGGAAATTCATAGGATTTGGTATGTAAATCTGTTCCCTCGATttcgtatgatatattacgttacGTTACATTATGAATTAAATACCGGTCGTACAATATCATACGACATAGAGGATGTATAATATCATATCATACGTCTTACCAGGTCGTATAATAGCATAGAAATTGGATGATGTAACTTATCATACATCTTGGTAGACTTATTTGCATGTTGCATCATAACAACAAAGAAGAATTACAGGGAGAATTAACATTAGTGGTTaggagaacaaaacaacaaaggttAGGAGagtttttgtagcaggttaggtgaattgggttaaggttagaataagggttagggggaGGATGaactaaaatgctacagttgtccccgACGCGactcaaacacgcaacctttggattACTAGACAGTCGCCGTATACACCCACACATCCGCCCCAACCAACCTCCATACTTTCGTTTCTGTTTCAAGTAACTAGACATGAGACAGAAATGAATATAGTAAGTatgtttcatatactgtatctttGAGGCCAGGCTGGAAAGTTTGGAGCTAAATTCACTTCCCCTCTAATGTAGCTCAGAAGACACTCTTGTCACTTTTTGGGGGCttctgattttttgggggggttcacAAGCTTTCTATCTGTGGTCCTACATTATTGAAGAGGTTAGGCCTAGAGATACTTTTACCTACTGAACTTACTTTGAAAGTTACTACTTATCTGCAAGTAGTATGGGTCTCTACAGTTTCACTTTTCGTTAAAGGTAGACAAATACTGCTATTTGCTGCCTTACTTTTCACTGTGGCCTTTCATTTTTAGTCTGACTCAGAGATAAAAGCCTAAGAAGTAAATATTTTATGATTACGGAGAGGCTACTGATCTGTACCATCTAATGTACAATGCACACAACTCTCTAAAACAGTTTTTGGATAGATTCCAGCCACTTCAATACTCAGGAACGTTAAGTGTACAGACATCAGAGAGCAATAATCGATGTAGAATGTGGATAATGTGGCTTAATAAGGATATGTAATAATACATTAGGCATAAAGCCTCGTCACTTACAAACATACTTTTTTTGGCCTGGTCATAAATTAAGGGTACCATTTGGATGCAATTTAAGACACGTTTCTCCTTGTACGGAGCCCAGCTGCTAGGCTTATGCAAATGCCTTTCAGAATGTTAACACCGGGCACCCCAGAAATGCAATTCATAGAATGAGCATCACCTTTGTAGAGTAACGGTTGATTGTTTGTCGACCTAATGTCCAATTTGAAAGGGTTGAATCGCTTCAGGCAAGCATTCTAATTTCAGAGATAGGCCTCCATTAAAACAGACCTGGCTGTTCTTACCTTAATGAAAAGCAATAGTGTTTAATTAATGACTAGCACATGCTCACTTCACCAAAACCACTCATTTAACTTTGCCCCCCATCCACACACGGCCCTTTCCTCCACCACTCAAAAGGATTGATTGAAGGGCACTCAGGGTAGCCTACAAAATACCCATACTCACTTCAAACATAATGTTGACATTTTCATTGATATCACTCactcgcacacagacacacaaaaactctctctcttccctcagtggCAGTTGGAATGAGTGTGTGCGATTCCCTATTCAGAGCTGAGGGGTCATTCACTCACATCCTCCTCACCAATGTACTAAGTGGATTATCCAATTAGCTTCCATTGTATGCTCTGAGGAGAAATCACACTAGGGCATGCACAGCCTGGATGGATGGATAGCAGGAGAATAAGAGGGAAAGTGACAGATCGATGCTTGTCTCTGTCTCCCACATCATTCCCAGCAGAGTGTCATTTAGTTTTACGAAGATAACTCATACTTTCAACATTGCCACACAATGAACAAGGAACAATGTCAAGCGATGTGAGGAGAATCCTTGACAGCATACAAAGATAGAGACAGGGCCTTCCTTTTCAATTATTCACCTCATCAAACACTGGAAAGGTTTTTGTTGTCCTTTTTGGTGtctcacattcacattcacacacatacacacacacacacacaatccaccgttgaagtcggaagtttacatacaccttagccaaatacattttaaactcagcttttcacaattcctgacattttatcctagtaaaaaatccctgttttaggtcagttaggatcaccactttattttaagaatgtgaagtgtcagaataatagtagagagaatgatttatttcagcttttagttctttcatcacattcccagtgggtcagaagtttacatacactcaattagtacttggtagcattgcctttaaattgtttaacttcggtcaaacgttttggtagccttccacaagcttcctacaataagttgggtgaattttggtccattcctcctgacaaggctggtgtaactgagtcaggtttgtaggcctccttgatcgcacacgctttttcagttctgcccataaattttctataggattgaggtcagggctttgtgatggccactccaataccttgactgtgttgtccttaagccatttttccacaactttggaagtatgcttggggtcattgtccatttggaagacccatttgcgaccaagctttaacttcctgactgatgtcttgagatgttgtttcaatatatccacatatttttccttcccccatgattccatctattttgtaaagtgcaccagtccctcctggagcaaagcacccccagaccatgatgctgccaccccgtgtttaacagttgggatggtgttcttcagcttgcaaacctcccccttttttctccaaacatattgatggtcattacggccaaacagttctatttttgtttcatcagaccagaggacatttctccaaaaagtacgatctttgtccccatgtgcagttgcaaaccgtagtctggctttcttatggcggttttggagcagtggcttctttcttgctgagcggcctttcaggttatgtcgatataggactcgttttactgtggatatagatactttgtacctgtttcctccagcatcttcacaaggtcctttgctgttgttctgggattgatttgcacttctcgcaccaaagtaggttcatctctaagagacagaacgcgtctccttcctggtgtttatacttgcgtactattgtttgtacagatgaatgtggtaactTCAggtgttttgaaattgctcccaaggatgaaccagacttgtggaggtctacaattttgtttctgaggtcttggctgatttcttttgattttcccatgatgtcaagcaaagaggcagtgagtttgaaggtaggccttgaaatagatccacaggtacacctccaattgactcaaatgatgtcaattagcctatcagaagcttctaaagccatgacataattttctggaattttccaagctgtttaaaggcacagtcaacttagtgtatgtaaacttctgacccactggaattgtgatacataagtgaaataatctgtttgtaaacaattgttggaaaaatgacttgtgtcatgcacaaagtagatgtcttaaccgacttgccaaaactatagtttgttaacaagaaatttatggagtggttgaaaaacgagttttaatgactccaacttaagtgtatgtaaacttccgacttcaactgtatatgtgagcTTGGAATATGGCTGTGTCATGACTCCGAGGACGTAAGGCTAAAAACGCTTTATAATTATGTCTCCTCAGTCCATCTATTCGCAGTTTACGCACCACGAGGGGCCTAACCATATTTCTACCGAAAATAACATTGGGCTGTGTGACACAAAATTGCATGACCCCCCGCCCTACCACCTCCCCCCCTAAGAAAATTAAGGGACCtaagaaaatgtttgttttgaagctcattttctgcaattctatgaAGTTTAACAATACTCATTACATCTTTCAGGTAGGCTATTTAATGATAATAATAACGGATAAGGAACATAAAGTCTAGACCCGATTATCAAAAATTTTATTCTGCtaccaaatatgttttattatgatCATTTATGTCAACCATCAATTTAATTATACAGCACACATTCTATTTTACAGGAAGTGATTTCATCAattgttgactgtgcccaataatgttggtACTATGTTATGTGCTGCTCccatgttgtgttgataccatgctgtgttgttatgtgttgctgccttgctatgttgttatcttaggtctctctttatgtagtgttgtgttgtctctcttattgtgatgtgtgctttgtcctatgtttatattacttttttaaatgttttattttatcccaggcccccgtccccacaggaggcctttttccttttggtaggccgtcattgtacataagaatttgttcttaactgacttgcctagttaaataaagattaaataaaaatataaaaataccaaaaaattTATTAGTGACAGAGTCACACATTGTAGAAGATTACTTCCAATTTCTTAGACTCCTTGACTAGGTCCTAGCTCAGCTTCTGAATGTCATAGAGACTAATCAAAGATATTTCCATGTGTACCAGCGTCGCGACTTCCTCTGGCATTTTACCGCTTGTGTCTAGCATCACGGATTTAAGAGTCGTTTTAGATCGGTATAACCAATCGCGAATTGCTCTACTGTACCTCTTTAGCAGAGGTTTCCAACCTAGGGGGGAGGCCAGAAACAGGACCCCTTGCTAAAGAGGTACAGCAGAGCAGAGCGGCTCGTTCATTGTGGGACAGGTATAAATCCTGCCCTGTATGCCCCTGCTCTCGCCTATGAGGTAATGGATTGGCTACGCgtgtcactgtgtctcagtgtCAGCTGGTCCGCTGTGTGGCAGGCTTTTGTGTCAGGCAGGTCAGCTGTGGCTTGGTGGGGGCACGTGTAGCAAACCCTCCCCCTCACTATGCACACACTCACGCAAAGAGATCAGTCCCCCAAACCCCATTCTCAATGTAGCTCCAAATACCCCCAATTGTTCTCCAGTGACGGAAGGCCTTACATCATTGTGATCCTAGGAGGCCTGAGGGTCAGATGGATTTGTATAATATATTTCAATTATGTAATCTTGATGAAATTACAAAATCTTAAATACAAGAAGAGCCTCTGATAGGGTTTAGTAAAGACAGTTCATGTACATTATCTTGAATATCTATGATAGACAAAAATTAAAGCAATAATCTACAGATTTTGGGGGAAATATCTCCCTACTGCTAATGCAGTTGTGCCCTGTTGTTTATCAGGAGTTGAATCTCAACAAATGGATTTATTTAGAAAGCCCTTGAAATTAATGTTCttaaaatcataataataatgttCCATCTGTGAACATTGCACAAAATATTCCCTTGATCAACCAAAAAAGTTGATCAATTAAGGTTTGTGTTAAAAGATGTAATCAATTTAGGCTGCTTGCCTAAAACAAGGGTTTACTTTTACAGTATATTCCCAGAGAGGCTGAGAAAGTGGGCTGAAACTGGTACAGCAGCACTAAGAGCAACTCAAAGCCCTCAGCAGTAAATCACTCTTACTGCACAATTTGCCCCTTATTCTAAAGTGTAGCCATTTATTTAACACTCAAATATGGTGTTTGCTGTTCAGTAGGAATAAATCAAATACCAGACAAAAGTCCACATAAAGACTGGCACACTTCATCAGATAAAGAGAAAGACGGGTTATTTCTCTTCAGCCAGAGAGGTGTTTGTTCAGAGTGGATGTGGGGCAGTGTGGGAGGaacagggaaggggggggggttattacACAGTCAGTTGATGGAGAAAAGGGGGCGGAGGGAGTTTGGGGGTGTACGGGGGGGTTTAAAGAATCCATTGTGAGGAAAAGGAGTTAATCACTTGAGCGGCGTGTGCCGGTGTAAAATGAGCACATGTTGTACACCCCATTCCCCGGGGGGCTTCCAAGGTCCCATCTCCCATCGAGCTGAATTTACATGTCAGTTATGCAAAGCCGGGCCGCCTCTGAATAAAGCAAAGAAAGACCCACCCCCTCAGAATAGTACCCTCTGGTGATAGTGGTGGTGTGTTCACTGCATGAATGGTTCATTCAGggacgcacacacgtacacacacacacacggctacgTGGTATTTCCAGGACTGAAGGGATTGCTGCGCGTTAGCCTGCTAGATGGATGCTTTGCCATGGCAGTAAGTCAATGTGAATATTTTCTAATCGTGTGATGAATTTTGGTGGTGAATTCTAGAATTTGAGAGGGATTGTGAAAGAATGTCAGACAGAATGTCtgactgtcagacagacagataggcggGAGGTGGGGGATGATGTCAAAGATTGTTTACATATGGCATCTGGCATTTGTTCTGTGCTTGAAAAGGTACAAATCAAAACAGTAATTAGCTATTATTTAAAGGAACATTGTGAGGTATCATGCCAAACAGTACAATGTCAAACAATataaacatgtaaaaaatatcCTTCTCCTGAACGAAGCTAAATATCCGTTtttttctgacatgctgtataGGACAGTGACCAAGAGGCTGTATTCTGTTTCGTCCATTGTGATTCTAGTCCCTGTCCACATAGCTATTATTGCATTTTCTATGAAAAGATAAGGTGAGCAGAAGAGTTCTTACTTGCTGCATGTTTTGTCCGTTTTTTCATCTCCTCCTGAGAGACAAACAGTGGAATACGAATACTCCTTATTCATTCAAAACATACTGTCTCTAACAACTCTAACAAAGAACCACAAACAGTGACAGCTATGCATGTCTTCCACGCCAGCCACGCCGTGTTAAGAATGATTTGCAACGGATTAGCTGTCAGATACGTACTACTTAATGTGACTATTATAGTTGGCCCGTTGCGCCATGCTTTTGTTCCTGTCGACATTATGCTTAAAGAAAGGACACCAGGTGGTTGGGGAGCCCATGGGCAATCTCATTCACTTTGGAGACCTCTGCTACTTAGTAACTAGTGACAACTGAAAGGCATTAAGTCTGTTCCCTAGAGGGTTTGAGATCATGGCTAGCAACATCTGGGACCTTGTATCTCCCAGGCCGGGGATGATGAAGAGAGGGTATGTCTACAGTATGGTTTGTTGCGAAAGTAATAGTGAGAAAAgtataacaaaaaatctcaaGTTGAATCTCAATTTCTTCCCTTCAGATGGAAACGTTGACAATATCTCCCTGGGGTCATGAGTTTTTCCCGCACTACAAGTACCTCTTCAACAAAATACGTTAAAGTTGTCAGGACATCCATTCTGCTTTCCCTTATGCTCAGAGACCATGGGAAGCGTCAGCAGCCTCATCTCAGGTCACAGTCTTCACAGCAAGCACTGTCAGGCCACGGAGTACAAATTAAAGAAAGCAGGCCATCCCCGGAAGACAGGCCGGAGCCTGGATGGCCTACTGAAGTATAGCTTTGCACAGGGGTCCTCCAACAACACATCTAAAGCCATCTCTCAGGCAGGCAGGAGTGAGGACTTCTTTTACATAAAAGTGAGCCACAAGCCGCGGACGACTCACCAGAGAGGCATCCCAACAGAGGACCATTTAGGACAGGGACATTTTACTGATACGGAACCAGACAGTAGAGTGCCACCTAAATTGCTGCCTATGTCTGGGAAACTGGAGAAGGTGAGTCTCTGACTTGCTCAATATACTTGCCTATGTCAATATTTCTGTGTTGTACAATTGATAGCCAGGGAGGCAATTTCAAACACAACTTCAAGATCAGACAAGCACAATAGATAgcaaacaaaaacattacctctGTTGAAACACCAAGCTTTGTGTTGTCCAGTCTTTTTAACCATCGCCAAGGTTGATGACTTAAGTCACAATTATGAGTTTGGGGTTCAGCCTAACTGCAAATGCGTGTAACCACACTCAAAGTCATAGACAGAgctagatgcaaggactgacagtcCAAGAGATTTAAATTAGaattttaaacatattttaagCTATATATTGTTACTTTAGAAAGACTAAAATGacagcaaaaacaaacaatggtgtaaaataaacattaacAACTTAATGATTGGGTTGGACTAAgctcatttttaaaaatgtttatttaactaggcaagtcagttaagaacacattcttatttacaatgacagcctacccagccaaaccctaacccggacgacgctgggtcaattgtgcgccgccctatgggactcccaatcacagccggttggaatacagcctggaatcaaaccagggtctgtagtgacgcctctaacactgagatgtggtgctttagaccactgcgccactcgggagccctcatGAGGCATTATAAGTTATATTCCTTAAGAATGAATGGATAGGctatattttattaattaaaatcAGTAAATATTGCAGATTGCAATGCCTTGATCTTTTGTAAGATGTCATCAGTGATGTTATCTTGTCTTATCCAAGTCCTGCTCTCTGAATAGGCCTTTATGCCCCAAGAGAGAAAGTGCTTTCCAGGCATGAAGTCACTGGACAGGAATGCTGAGTCCACAGGATTACCGCTCACACTTAAACAGCGCAACACATTATTAATATCACAGAGTAGGACAATCCATCTTTTCTCAGACAGTACaacagggtggaggaggaggttgggTATAACTGGTGGTGTTTCCAGACAGCACAGATGTGACATATGGAATAAGctcatgtttcatgtttcatgaCAGTTCCATGTATTCTGTATATTCTTACATTGCACTTTTACATGTACAAATCTCCAATTTCTGGGTGGTTATCTGTTCTCGTCAACACTAAAGAACTGATTATTCATTGGTAGCACTACTTGCTTCCATGATCATCTCCATTGCTAAAAGGAAGGTTGAAAACTAAAACCAACAGGTTCTTTGATTGACTATTtgctctccttcctctgcctctAGAATACCGAGAACGCTTTGATCCGGCCCACAGCCTTCAAGCCAGTCATCCCTAGGAGCACCTCTTCCACAGAGACTCGCGACAATCTCACCCACCTGCTTATTCCCCCAGAAAGGACCAAAGACTCCCAGGGGCCCAAACAGGACACCTTTTCAGTGACCCTCTCAGACTCTGGGCAGGATTCAATGTCCAGCCTGCCTACTCAAAGCACCAATGGGAGCCTCAGTGCTTCCACAGGCCCATTGTCTCAGTGTGCAGGAGGCTCAGCCCATGGCATGACCCATCCCCTGCAGCCCCCCCGCTCTACATGGACCAATGGGAATGGCATTAGAGCCAGTGCTAGGGTTGCAGCTCTAAGCAATGGAGGGGCAGTGAAGGCTAACAGGGATGCCGTCTCCATACCGTCCACTCAGCAGCATATTCCTCTGTTGGAGGAGATGGGAGGCTGTAATCGCTCTCCCATCTCAATGGACGAGTCGCTCATTGAGCTGCTGGAGCAGAGGCTGCTGGAGAgtgagacagagctgcaggagctgCAGGTGAGCTTTGAGGAGAAAGAGGTGGACACTTGCCAGCTGTTTGAGGAGAGGCAGAGGTATTGTGTTGAGGAGATGGAGGGCCTGAAGCAGAGGTGCTCCACCAAGCTCAGGCAGGTCTCGCACAGGGCCGTGAGGAACCACCAGGCCTTGCAACTGCAGGTCAGTCAGCTGCAACAGGACAAGCAGAGGCTCCAGGATGAGCTGGCCAGGATGACCCAGGAAAAGGACCTGACAGAGGTCAAACTGAGGTCGTTTGAGAGGGAGAAAACCCAGCTCGAGCCCAACTTAGAGGAGACCCAGTGGGAGGTGAGTGTGGCCAGCATGTCTCATGaatttttcctgaccacatggcCTTACCATGAAAATCAGGGCCCTAGTTGTGACTGAGTGGTCCCAAAgtatttcctggtcaggtcactaGGAAAAACTGGTGATAGGTACTGAACGCATTGCACAGGGTTTGCACAGGCCAGAGAGTATGTAATTTAAAAACATTCTCAAAAGCAGCCAGTAATTCAATGCAATCTTTTTTTTGCATTCTTTACTAGGTATGTCAAAAGACTGGGGAGATCTCCCTGCTGAAGCAGCATCTCAGGGACTCCCAGGCTGATGTCACTCACAAGCTGAATGACATCGTCAGCCTCAAGGTCTCGCTGAAGGAGACTCGGGCCAAAATGGAGGCATTGGGGCAGCAGAACAAAGAACAAGAGGACAAGATACGCTCTCGCAGTGTGGAGGTCGAGGTACTGGGTCTCTTTTGTCAAAAGAAAATCAGAGGTAGTATGATATGCATACAGAATAGATTTCTTTAGTGAAGTACAGACGCTGCACTAGTGGTGAGCAGATCTAAATCGCATTTAAGTGTGAGTGACAATGCTGAATCTAGGTCATTATCTACTAGGCCTCCATGTTCAACAGCAAACTGCATTTTATAATGACACGATTCATCTATTCCACCCCAGGTATGCCACAATGAGCTCCAGCGCAAGAAGAACGAGGCTGATCTTCTAAGAGAAAAGGTGGGTATACTAGAGAC from Salvelinus sp. IW2-2015 linkage group LG33, ASM291031v2, whole genome shotgun sequence encodes:
- the LOC111958156 gene encoding leucine zipper putative tumor suppressor 1-like isoform X1 translates to MGSVSSLISGHSLHSKHCQATEYKLKKAGHPRKTGRSLDGLLKYSFAQGSSNNTSKAISQAGRSEDFFYIKVSHKPRTTHQRGIPTEDHLGQGHFTDTEPDSRVPPKLLPMSGKLEKNTENALIRPTAFKPVIPRSTSSTETRDNLTHLLIPPERTKDSQGPKQDTFSVTLSDSGQDSMSSLPTQSTNGSLSASTGPLSQCAGGSAHGMTHPLQPPRSTWTNGNGIRASARVAALSNGGAVKANRDAVSIPSTQQHIPLLEEMGGCNRSPISMDESLIELLEQRLLESETELQELQVSFEEKEVDTCQLFEERQRYCVEEMEGLKQRCSTKLRQVSHRAVRNHQALQLQVSQLQQDKQRLQDELARMTQEKDLTEVKLRSFEREKTQLEPNLEETQWEVCQKTGEISLLKQHLRDSQADVTHKLNDIVSLKVSLKETRAKMEALGQQNKEQEDKIRSRSVEVEVCHNELQRKKNEADLLREKVGILETDIKGIKKDLALAKEQRQQQKAKLEAQAQQRSDQSGGREGCMSTDSLQGEVERLKGELREERETQERLFNSFEHERQTWNKEKDRVIKYQNQLQLNYLQMHKKNQDLERILQELTVELESRPELDVDIHSSGLHYEDMIATEI
- the LOC111958156 gene encoding leucine zipper putative tumor suppressor 1-like isoform X2, producing MENTENALIRPTAFKPVIPRSTSSTETRDNLTHLLIPPERTKDSQGPKQDTFSVTLSDSGQDSMSSLPTQSTNGSLSASTGPLSQCAGGSAHGMTHPLQPPRSTWTNGNGIRASARVAALSNGGAVKANRDAVSIPSTQQHIPLLEEMGGCNRSPISMDESLIELLEQRLLESETELQELQVSFEEKEVDTCQLFEERQRYCVEEMEGLKQRCSTKLRQVSHRAVRNHQALQLQVSQLQQDKQRLQDELARMTQEKDLTEVKLRSFEREKTQLEPNLEETQWEVCQKTGEISLLKQHLRDSQADVTHKLNDIVSLKVSLKETRAKMEALGQQNKEQEDKIRSRSVEVEVCHNELQRKKNEADLLREKVGILETDIKGIKKDLALAKEQRQQQKAKLEAQAQQRSDQSGGREGCMSTDSLQGEVERLKGELREERETQERLFNSFEHERQTWNKEKDRVIKYQNQLQLNYLQMHKKNQDLERILQELTVELESRPELDVDIHSSGLHYEDMIATEI